A window of Azospirillum lipoferum 4B contains these coding sequences:
- the btsR gene encoding two-component system response regulator BtsR: MINVLIVDDEPLARKELRRVLSKAADIAIVGECSNAIDAIGAINREKPDVVFLDIQMPRVSGIEMLSMLDHEKMPHIVFLTAYDEYAVQAFEQHAFDYLLKPVNQARLDKTLQRLRRDREPQKIDQLPGANQLRQIPCFGQHHVQLVRMEDVEHVASGVSGVYVVSTDGTERPTELPLHILQDRTPLLRCHRQYLVNTDCIEKINFLENGLAEISTKRGQVIPVSRRFFPQIKERLGIL; encoded by the coding sequence ATGATCAACGTGCTCATCGTCGATGACGAACCGCTGGCACGCAAGGAGCTTCGCCGCGTTCTCTCGAAGGCCGCCGACATCGCCATCGTCGGGGAATGCAGCAACGCCATCGACGCCATCGGCGCGATCAACCGGGAAAAGCCGGACGTGGTGTTCCTGGACATCCAGATGCCGCGGGTGAGCGGCATCGAGATGCTGAGCATGCTCGACCATGAGAAGATGCCGCACATCGTCTTCCTGACCGCGTACGACGAGTATGCGGTCCAGGCGTTCGAACAGCACGCCTTCGATTACCTGCTGAAGCCGGTCAACCAGGCCCGTCTCGACAAGACGCTGCAGCGCCTTCGCCGTGACCGCGAGCCGCAGAAGATCGACCAGCTTCCGGGCGCCAACCAGCTCCGCCAGATTCCCTGCTTCGGGCAGCACCATGTGCAGCTGGTGCGCATGGAGGATGTCGAGCATGTGGCGTCCGGCGTCAGCGGCGTCTATGTGGTCTCCACCGACGGCACCGAACGGCCGACGGAGCTTCCCCTCCACATCCTTCAGGACCGGACGCCGCTGCTGCGCTGCCACCGGCAATATCTGGTCAACACCGATTGCATCGAGAAGATCAATTTCCTTGAGAACGGCCTCGCGGAAATCAGCACGAAGCGCGGGCAGGTCATTCCCGTCAGCCGGCGCTTCTTCCCGCAGATCAAGGAGCGGCTCGGGATCCTGTGA